The proteins below come from a single Roseiflexus sp. RS-1 genomic window:
- the sucD gene encoding succinate--CoA ligase subunit alpha — MSILVDKNTRLLVQGITGREGEFHTRQMIAYGTNVVAGVTPGRGGQTAIDGRVPVFNTVAEAVKQTGANVSVIYVPAAFAPDAMREAAAAGIPLIVCITEGIPANDMVATYAFIREHGARLIGPNCPGLLTPGQAKVGIIPGNIATPGPVGVVSKSGTLTYEAVDALTRIGLGQTTIVGIGGDPIIGTSFVDVLEMFQADPETAAIVLIGEIGGAAEIDAAKYIAAHVTKPVVSFIAGQTAPPGKRMGHAGAIITGGEGTAQEKIAALEAVGVRVARLPTDIAQLVREVL; from the coding sequence GTGAGCATTCTGGTCGATAAAAACACCCGTTTGCTCGTGCAGGGGATCACCGGGCGCGAGGGTGAGTTCCATACGCGCCAGATGATTGCTTATGGCACGAACGTGGTTGCAGGTGTCACGCCGGGTCGCGGTGGGCAGACCGCGATCGACGGCAGGGTGCCGGTGTTCAACACGGTGGCGGAAGCCGTCAAACAAACCGGTGCGAATGTTTCGGTCATTTACGTCCCGGCAGCCTTTGCGCCGGATGCGATGCGTGAGGCGGCGGCGGCTGGCATCCCGTTGATCGTCTGCATTACCGAAGGCATTCCGGCGAACGACATGGTGGCGACCTACGCCTTCATTCGTGAACATGGCGCGCGCCTGATCGGACCGAACTGCCCCGGGTTGCTGACCCCTGGTCAGGCGAAGGTGGGGATCATTCCGGGCAACATCGCCACTCCCGGTCCGGTCGGGGTGGTGTCGAAGAGCGGCACACTCACCTACGAGGCGGTCGATGCGTTGACGCGGATCGGTCTGGGGCAGACGACGATTGTCGGGATCGGCGGCGACCCGATCATCGGCACCTCCTTTGTCGATGTGCTGGAGATGTTCCAGGCTGATCCTGAGACGGCTGCAATTGTGCTGATCGGCGAAATCGGCGGGGCGGCGGAGATCGATGCCGCGAAGTATATCGCGGCGCACGTCACGAAGCCGGTCGTCAGTTTCATCGCCGGGCAAACGGCGCCGCCGGGCAAACGGATGGGGCACGCAGGCGCGATCATTACCGGCGGCGAAGGCACCGCCCAGGAGAAGATCGCAGCGCTCGAAGCAGTGGGTGTGCGCGTGGCGCGCCTGCCGACCGATATTGCTCAACTGGTCCGAGAGGTCCTGTAA
- a CDS encoding YggS family pyridoxal phosphate-dependent enzyme, with protein sequence METFIDRLRIVRERIAAAAQRAHRDPATIRLVGVTKAQPVEAIRTALDAGLCEIGENRVQEAEAKMTALEAERYRLTWHLIGHLQTNKAKKAATLFDMVHSVDSLRLAQAINRYAAEVRRDPGRRLPILLQVNVSGEATKSGFDLYGWETQPDVYERFCADVEQILALPHLDVRGLMTIAPWAPDPEAARPVFRATRRLRDALAQRFPIAPWRDLSMGMTDDFEVAIEEGATIVRIGRAIFGER encoded by the coding sequence ATGGAGACGTTCATTGACCGACTGAGGATCGTGCGCGAGCGAATCGCCGCCGCAGCGCAGCGCGCACACCGCGATCCTGCGACGATTCGCCTGGTGGGGGTGACGAAGGCGCAGCCGGTGGAGGCGATCCGCACGGCGCTGGATGCGGGTCTGTGCGAGATTGGCGAAAACCGGGTGCAGGAGGCGGAAGCCAAAATGACTGCGCTGGAGGCGGAACGCTATCGTTTGACCTGGCACCTGATCGGGCATCTGCAAACGAACAAGGCAAAAAAAGCCGCCACGTTGTTCGATATGGTCCATTCGGTCGATAGTCTGCGGTTGGCGCAGGCTATCAACCGCTACGCTGCTGAGGTGCGTCGTGATCCGGGGAGACGTTTGCCCATCCTCTTGCAGGTGAATGTCTCTGGTGAGGCGACGAAGTCCGGTTTCGATCTGTATGGTTGGGAAACGCAGCCCGATGTGTATGAGCGTTTTTGCGCCGATGTCGAGCAGATACTGGCGCTGCCGCACCTGGACGTGCGCGGGTTGATGACGATTGCGCCATGGGCGCCCGACCCGGAAGCAGCGCGCCCCGTGTTCCGCGCGACGCGGCGCCTGCGTGACGCGCTGGCGCAGCGATTTCCAATCGCACCATGGCGTGATCTGTCGATGGGTATGACTGACGACTTTGAAGTCGCCATTGAAGAAGGGGCGACTATCGTGCGGATCGGGCGGGCGATCTTCGGCGAGCGGTAA
- a CDS encoding low molecular weight protein-tyrosine-phosphatase, whose product MQVSSANNRIIAVLFVCTGNICRSPMAEGIFRHYVEQAGLSGRIKTDSAGIGAWNIGDPPHPGVTALLAERGIRCNHRARMIQADDFARFDYIVAAERAHLDALRRMVGSSLVRLSLLLDYAPDLGLRDIPDPYYNGRFRDVHDMIDRACRGLLTHIITAERLEITRP is encoded by the coding sequence ATGCAGGTGAGCAGCGCCAACAACAGGATCATTGCTGTGCTCTTCGTCTGCACGGGGAATATCTGTCGTTCCCCCATGGCGGAGGGCATCTTCCGGCATTATGTCGAGCAGGCCGGGTTGAGCGGGCGGATCAAAACCGACTCTGCCGGAATCGGCGCGTGGAACATTGGCGACCCGCCGCATCCGGGGGTCACCGCGCTGCTTGCCGAACGCGGCATCCGCTGCAACCATCGCGCGCGCATGATCCAGGCGGACGATTTCGCGCGTTTCGACTACATCGTTGCGGCCGAGCGCGCCCATCTCGACGCACTGCGCCGCATGGTCGGCAGTTCGCTGGTGCGCCTCAGCCTGCTGCTCGATTATGCGCCCGATCTCGGTCTCCGCGATATTCCCGACCCGTACTATAACGGGCGCTTCCGCGACGTCCACGATATGATCGACCGCGCCTGCCGCGGCCTGCTCACCCACATCATCACCGCCGAGCGCCTGGAGATCACCCGCCCATAG